The Thermanaerovibrio acidaminovorans DSM 6589 genome contains a region encoding:
- a CDS encoding FadR/GntR family transcriptional regulator, with product MRLTQDRVRQTRIYEKVVEEIKDDIAAGRLRPGDPLPPERKLMDSLGVSRSSLREAFRVLELMGLIESIPGKGRFVRRPRKDQGENRGIPLEDEAILELMEARRILDPAIAREAAKRATPSDLTKLRRVISATKDGLEDLESRAKGDFDFHLTLAEATRNFVFVNIVRMNFNLIMATHDRIYALLTDREVFVDEHQAIYEAILDHDPDRAERSAHEHIDRIYKTLQEVMALGR from the coding sequence ATGCGGTTGACGCAGGATCGGGTCAGGCAGACCAGGATATACGAGAAGGTTGTGGAGGAGATAAAGGACGACATCGCCGCCGGGCGCCTCAGGCCCGGGGATCCCTTGCCCCCGGAGCGGAAGCTGATGGACAGCCTGGGGGTGAGCCGCAGCTCCCTCCGGGAGGCCTTCCGTGTGCTGGAGCTCATGGGGCTCATCGAGAGCATCCCCGGCAAGGGGCGGTTCGTCCGGCGCCCCCGTAAGGACCAGGGGGAGAACCGGGGCATACCGCTGGAGGACGAGGCCATCCTGGAGCTCATGGAGGCCCGGCGGATACTGGACCCCGCCATAGCCCGGGAGGCGGCAAAGCGAGCCACCCCGTCGGACCTCACCAAGCTTCGCCGGGTCATATCCGCCACCAAGGACGGGCTGGAGGACCTGGAGAGCCGGGCCAAGGGGGACTTCGACTTCCACCTGACCCTGGCGGAGGCCACCAGGAACTTCGTGTTCGTCAACATCGTCCGGATGAACTTCAACCTCATAATGGCCACCCACGACAGGATCTACGCCCTGCTAACCGACCGGGAGGTCTTCGTGGACGAGCACCAGGCCATATACGAGGCCATCCTGGACCACGACCCGGACCGGGCGGAGCGGTCCGCCCACGAGCACATCGACCGGATATACAAGACCCTGCAGGAGGTAATGGCCCTTGGCCGGTGA
- a CDS encoding HD domain-containing protein — MRERIAQLLPEVDWICDRELKEKVLATYEDALKTGGWEPDDMARIPFTLLIPNCPASYLTHVRGVTRMAKAAMDEFNALYRDEGGYRLDNDRLIAGALLHDVGKLVEYEKDPEGKTVKSQMGKDLRHPFSGTVIAMRNGIPSDIAHIIANHAHEGDGSLRSPEGVMVNKADFMNFETIKSFLGMK; from the coding sequence ATGAGAGAACGCATAGCCCAGTTGCTGCCGGAGGTGGACTGGATCTGCGACCGGGAGCTCAAGGAGAAGGTGCTTGCCACCTACGAGGACGCGCTGAAGACCGGCGGCTGGGAGCCGGACGACATGGCCCGGATACCCTTCACGCTGCTCATCCCCAACTGCCCCGCCTCTTACCTGACCCACGTTCGAGGGGTCACCCGGATGGCCAAGGCGGCCATGGACGAGTTCAACGCCCTCTACCGGGACGAGGGGGGCTACCGGCTGGACAACGACCGGCTCATCGCCGGCGCCCTGCTCCACGACGTGGGCAAGCTGGTGGAGTACGAGAAGGACCCGGAGGGCAAGACGGTCAAGTCCCAGATGGGCAAGGACCTGAGACACCCCTTCTCCGGCACGGTGATCGCCATGAGGAACGGGATCCCCAGCGACATAGCCCACATAATAGCCAACCACGCCCACGAGGGGGACGGGAGCCTGCGGAGCCCCGAGGGGGTCATGGTCAACAAGGCGGACTTCATGAACTTCGAGACCATAAAGTCCTTCCTGGGCATGAAGTAG
- a CDS encoding 3-isopropylmalate dehydratase large subunit produces the protein MGRTAIQKIMARASGKDVQVGDRVWCRIDLSTARDFGGPNCVLQFEEVMGTEGKVWDPNKIAFTFDLQAPAHSEKVSNNQKIIRQFAKRQGISKVFDVNWGIGQHVLLENGLVKPGDVILGTDSHMNLLGAVGAFATGVGNTDIVASWIQGTLWFRVPETMKVTATGKFQRGVYMRDLLTHLVGTLGADGMFFKAVEFVGDAIERSSLAERITLCSMVTEMSGKVGLIMPNGEVLDWLVRRAGQEVPERVEMIRPDEDAVYSETVAVDVSSLEPLASCPDAPDNVRKVREVQGERIDQVHIGSCSNGRFEDIRAAYEVLKAANFKVADHVRVIITPATREVMKACAEAGMIQDFLSAGVIFTNPTCSLCTAEHYGALPSGDVGVSTTNRNFIGKVGKGSHTYLMSPASAMASAVRGVITDPRDILG, from the coding sequence ATGGGACGCACGGCGATACAGAAGATAATGGCCCGGGCCTCCGGTAAGGACGTGCAGGTGGGGGATCGGGTCTGGTGCAGGATAGACCTTTCCACCGCCCGGGACTTCGGGGGGCCCAACTGCGTTCTCCAGTTCGAGGAGGTGATGGGCACCGAGGGGAAGGTGTGGGACCCCAACAAGATCGCCTTCACCTTCGACCTCCAGGCCCCGGCCCACTCGGAGAAGGTCTCCAACAACCAGAAGATAATCCGCCAGTTCGCCAAGCGCCAGGGGATCTCAAAGGTCTTCGACGTCAACTGGGGCATAGGCCAGCACGTGCTCCTGGAGAACGGGCTGGTCAAGCCCGGGGACGTGATCCTTGGCACCGACAGCCACATGAACCTCCTGGGGGCCGTGGGGGCCTTCGCCACCGGGGTGGGCAACACGGACATCGTGGCCTCCTGGATCCAGGGGACACTATGGTTCAGGGTGCCGGAGACCATGAAGGTGACCGCCACCGGCAAATTCCAGCGGGGGGTCTACATGAGGGACCTGTTGACCCACCTGGTGGGGACCCTGGGGGCGGACGGCATGTTCTTCAAGGCGGTGGAGTTCGTGGGGGACGCCATCGAGCGCAGCTCCCTGGCGGAGAGGATCACCCTATGCTCCATGGTGACCGAGATGAGCGGCAAGGTGGGGCTCATCATGCCCAACGGGGAGGTGCTTGACTGGCTGGTCCGGAGGGCCGGCCAGGAGGTGCCGGAGCGGGTGGAGATGATCCGCCCCGACGAGGACGCGGTCTACTCGGAGACCGTCGCCGTGGACGTGTCCTCCCTGGAGCCCCTGGCCTCCTGCCCGGACGCGCCGGACAACGTGAGGAAGGTCCGGGAGGTTCAGGGGGAGAGGATCGACCAGGTCCACATAGGATCCTGCTCCAACGGCCGGTTCGAGGACATACGGGCCGCATACGAGGTGCTCAAGGCGGCCAACTTCAAGGTGGCGGACCACGTGCGGGTCATCATAACCCCCGCCACCCGGGAGGTCATGAAGGCCTGTGCCGAGGCGGGGATGATCCAGGACTTCCTCTCCGCGGGGGTCATCTTCACCAACCCCACCTGTAGCCTCTGCACCGCAGAGCACTACGGGGCCCTGCCCTCCGGTGACGTGGGGGTCTCCACCACCAACAGGAACTTCATAGGCAAGGTGGGCAAGGGGAGCCACACCTACCTGATGAGCCCCGCCTCCGCCATGGCCAGCGCGGTGAGGGGCGTCATAACGGACCCCAGGGACATCCTGGGCTAG
- the leuD gene encoding 3-isopropylmalate dehydratase small subunit (catalyzes the isomerization between 2-isopropylmalate and 3-isopropylmalate in leucine biosynthesis) — protein MKDAVLRGRAWVFGDDVDTDLIYHNKYLAETDPKKMAQYSFEYYPGKENFAKEVKPGDFVVAGRNFGTGSSREHAVYCLKEIGVPMVLAESFARIYYRNAINNGYPVLFVKGLSEAIKEGKVRDGDQLEVNASTGVIRNLTQGVEFQGDAVTDLEMEIMEAGGLIEYLKSKA, from the coding sequence ATGAAGGATGCGGTTCTTCGCGGCAGGGCCTGGGTCTTCGGGGACGACGTGGACACGGACCTCATATATCACAACAAGTACCTGGCGGAGACGGACCCCAAGAAGATGGCCCAGTACTCCTTCGAGTATTACCCCGGCAAGGAGAACTTCGCCAAGGAGGTCAAACCCGGGGACTTCGTGGTGGCGGGGCGCAACTTCGGCACCGGCTCCAGCCGGGAGCACGCGGTCTACTGCCTCAAAGAGATAGGGGTGCCCATGGTGCTGGCGGAGTCCTTCGCCCGGATCTACTACCGGAACGCCATAAACAACGGCTACCCGGTCCTCTTCGTCAAGGGGCTCTCGGAGGCCATCAAGGAGGGCAAGGTGAGGGACGGGGATCAACTGGAGGTGAACGCCTCCACGGGGGTCATAAGGAACCTGACCCAGGGGGTGGAGTTCCAGGGAGACGCGGTCACCGACCTGGAGATGGAGATCATGGAAGCCGGGGGACTCATCGAGTACCTCAAATCCAAGGCCTGA